In Rhizobium sp. 11515TR, the DNA window GGCGGCCCTGTCCCAGGCGAGGAAGTAGCTTTCGCGCAAGGCAATGCGTATGTCGACGGGAATGACGAGCGTCTGCGCCTCCAGCTCATCTGCAATCATCGACATCTGCGCGAGAACGACGCCGCGCTTGTTGACGGCGGCGTCGATTGCGCTGCTCGAAAGGGTGAAGGAAAGGCCGGCGGCTGTTTCCTTGAGTGTCGCGCCCGTCTTCGCGGCGAATTCAAGCCAGCTTGGATAGGGCGTGAAGTGCCGCTCCCATTCGACATGCAGGAGCGGATATTGAAGAAGGTGTGCTGCGGAAGGCGCCTTGCCCTTAATCAAGGCCGGCGAGCAGGCGGGAACCACCCAATCGCGGAACAGCTCCGTATAATGTTCATGCTGCAGCACGTCCGATCCGTAGCTGATGCGGAAGTCGATGTCGTCGAAGCCCATGCGCGGTTCCTTGTCGCGACCGACGATCCTGACATGCGCGTTGGGATGCAGGGCCTGCCAGTCGAAGATCCGGCGCCCGATCCATTTGTTGACGACGGAAGACAGGGCACTGAGCACAAGGGCATTCTCGTTGCGTGCCCGTTCCAGGACCTGTTCAGCAACCGCGAATTGCTCGAATCCCTTCGATATTTCCTGATGATAGAGCCGTCCCCATTGGGTGAGCTCCACTGTGCGACCATTGCGCTCGAGCAAGGTGACGCCGAGAAAGCTCTCGATCTTACGGATCTGCTGACTGATCGCTCCCGGCGAAACCTTCAGCTCCAAGGCCGCGGCGTTCACGCCGCCGCAACGGCCGATGGCTTCGAAGGCTTGCAAGCCCTTGAGCGGAACCGCCCTGCTGATCCGTTTCTCGTTCAAGAGGCGATTCCTTGCGGCAGTTGATCGATGGTCCTGCTTTCATTGGGATGGAAGTCACCGGCAAACTGGAAACGATCGCCAGGATGGATGAATTCGACATAGGTGACCGTGCGGCTGCTCTGCCATGTCTGGCGGATGAGCGTCAGGCAGGCTTCGCCGCGCTCGGTCTCAAGCAGGCGTGCCGTCGTGGCATCGGCCGAGACGGCTCGAATGACATGCCGGGCCTTCGACCAAGGCACCATGTCCAGCAACCATTTGCCTGGTGGAACCGAAGCGAAACTCTCGGTTCTTGCTGCTGGCACCAGGTCCAGCATGATGATGCGCCGCTCCAGCGCATTCGCCTTGCCGTCGACCGCATGCAGGCAGTGGAGCCGCAGGATTTCCGCTCCCATGGTTTCGCCAAGCCGCAGCGCGGTGGCAGAATCGAGCCTCTCGACTTTTCGCATCAGCATCGTGTGACTGTGTTGATGCCCTGCCAACTCCGCTTCCGTGGAAATGTCCTGGATGTCCATGACCGTGCGGTCGATCTGCCGCGAAGCGACGAAGGAACCGAGCTTGCGGCGACGTATGATCATGCCACGCTCGGCCAGGGTCGAAAGCGCCTTGTTCACGGTCATCCGAGAGCATTGATACTCTTTCAGCAGCTCATGTTCGACGGGTATTCGGTGCCCCGGCGGCCAGATGCCGCTCACGATCCTACTTTCGATATCCTTCAGAATTTTCTGATGAATTGGGACCAACGCTCGCCTTGCTCCGGCAATGAATTCAGTGTCCGTAAAAACCGCGTCTGCCAGATTCATCGGGCATCATACGGCATAATTCTTGCGTTCGTTATGTTTTGTGTTTGACAGTGTAGGCGAGGCTGTATCTATTTGTATAGACAAAAAAGGTCATAGAAATCGGCCTGACGGGACAATGCTTTGGGGAACCTGAACCTTCCAAAAGGAAGGGTACAAAACTGGAGAGAAAGACATGACGAAAAATTCGCTTCTGAAGGGGTTGGTTGGCGCCGCACTTTTGTTTGGCGCAACGATCTCGGCCCATGCGGCTGATACGCTTGCCGCGGTCAAGGCTGCCGGCACCCTGAAGGTCGGCACCGAGACGGCTTTCGCCCCGTTCGATTTCATCGACGCCGGCAAGCATGTCGGCTTGAACGTCGATCTCTTCGACGAGATCGGCAAGGAGCTGGGCGTGAAGATCGAATGGGTCACCCTGCCATGGGATGGCGTTTTCCCGGCGCTTGAAGCTGGAAAGTTCGACGTTGTTGCCGGTCCGGCGACGATCACCAAGAAGCGCATGGAGCGCTATCGCTTTACCCCGCCCTTGGCCGAAGCAACCATCGCGATCCTGAAGAAGGCCGGTGACAAGACGATCAGCAAGCCGGAAGACATCGCCGGCAAGAAGATCGGCGTCGGCAAGGCGACCGCGCAGCTCGATCAGCTCAAGGAGTTTTCCGAAACCCTGCCGACTAAGGCCGATATCCGCGAATATCCGGCCTTTACGGAATCCTATGCCGACCTCGCGGCCGGCCGTATCGCCGGCGTTGCCAACTCGCTGCCGAATATTGCATTCGTTGCCAAACAGCGTGAAGGCACGTTCGAAGTCGTGCTGCCGCCCTTCGGCAAGAAGTCCTATTTTGGCTTCATCGGCTTGAAGGATGCCGATCACGCACCATTGATGGACGCGATCGACGCTGCCATGCTGAAAATCAAGGCTGACGGCCGCATGGCGACGCTGCAGAAGAAGTGGTTCGGTGCAAGCTTTGACACACCTGACGCCGTCAAGGACCCGGCATTCTGATCAGTCCTCGGAAATCGGCCGTGCCCGCTTTGCTGCCGGGCACGGCTGATGAGCGAGATCCCAGCTTCCTGGTCACCACGCGGGCGAACACTCAACAATGTCCATCGAGCTCTTTGGATTGCTGGTGCAGGCATCCATCTACACGGTGACGATCAGCTTTGTGTCGATCTTTATCGGTTTTGCAATTGCGATCCTGATTTCTGGAATGTTGCTAACGGGGCGTAGCCTTTTCGTGCGACCTGCCCAGTTTTTCATCAGCTTTTTTCGCGGCGTGCCGCTGCTGGTGCAGTTACTGCTGATCTACAATCTGCTTCCGGCCGTTGGCCTGAACGTGCCGAGCATCGTTGCCGCCATCATCGGCCTGTCACTCTGCACGGCTGCCTACCAGGCAGAGAACCTGCGCGGCGGCTTTGCCAGCGTGCCGCTGGGCCTTGTGGAGTCGGCGGAGATGGTTGGCCTGACGCCGCGCCAGATTTTCCGCCGCATCAAGGTTCCAATTGCCCTGCGCCTGACCTTCCCGGCTCTCGTCAATGAGGCGATCCTTATTCTGAAGGCATCGTCGCT includes these proteins:
- a CDS encoding transporter substrate-binding domain-containing protein; this encodes MTKNSLLKGLVGAALLFGATISAHAADTLAAVKAAGTLKVGTETAFAPFDFIDAGKHVGLNVDLFDEIGKELGVKIEWVTLPWDGVFPALEAGKFDVVAGPATITKKRMERYRFTPPLAEATIAILKKAGDKTISKPEDIAGKKIGVGKATAQLDQLKEFSETLPTKADIREYPAFTESYADLAAGRIAGVANSLPNIAFVAKQREGTFEVVLPPFGKKSYFGFIGLKDADHAPLMDAIDAAMLKIKADGRMATLQKKWFGASFDTPDAVKDPAF
- a CDS encoding UTRA domain-containing protein, with the protein product MVPIHQKILKDIESRIVSGIWPPGHRIPVEHELLKEYQCSRMTVNKALSTLAERGMIIRRRKLGSFVASRQIDRTVMDIQDISTEAELAGHQHSHTMLMRKVERLDSATALRLGETMGAEILRLHCLHAVDGKANALERRIIMLDLVPAARTESFASVPPGKWLLDMVPWSKARHVIRAVSADATTARLLETERGEACLTLIRQTWQSSRTVTYVEFIHPGDRFQFAGDFHPNESRTIDQLPQGIAS
- a CDS encoding LysR family transcriptional regulator, which produces MNEKRISRAVPLKGLQAFEAIGRCGGVNAAALELKVSPGAISQQIRKIESFLGVTLLERNGRTVELTQWGRLYHQEISKGFEQFAVAEQVLERARNENALVLSALSSVVNKWIGRRIFDWQALHPNAHVRIVGRDKEPRMGFDDIDFRISYGSDVLQHEHYTELFRDWVVPACSPALIKGKAPSAAHLLQYPLLHVEWERHFTPYPSWLEFAAKTGATLKETAAGLSFTLSSSAIDAAVNKRGVVLAQMSMIADELEAQTLVIPVDIRIALRESYFLAWDRAALEKPHGRQFRDWLVAISRQQGLISAPGSTF
- a CDS encoding amino acid ABC transporter permease, which gives rise to MSIELFGLLVQASIYTVTISFVSIFIGFAIAILISGMLLTGRSLFVRPAQFFISFFRGVPLLVQLLLIYNLLPAVGLNVPSIVAAIIGLSLCTAAYQAENLRGGFASVPLGLVESAEMVGLTPRQIFRRIKVPIALRLTFPALVNEAILILKASSLVSVVGIVELTRMAQDLAGSTFLPLQIFAAAGLIYLVINWVVALAGGLIESRLPGVAR